The genome window CCGGTCTCATCGTCCTCAACGGCCGAGGCGGCGACCTTTTCGACCTTCGCGGCAGATCCAGGGACGAGGATCGTCGCCTTGCACCGCGGGCATCTCCCTCGCCTCCCGGCGACCTCATCAGCCACCCGAAACGACGAGCCGCACTCGTCGCAATGGACCTCGATCGGCATCGAACGCCTCCTCGCATCCCGACCCGTCGACTGTGGCACTCGCCGGTGCAAAATCGACGATGTAGTATCATCGATGTTGCACGGCATGGCCAGGGGCTGGCGTCTTCGGACTGCGGAAGGGGTCGGGATACGATCGGAGCCGGAGAGGAGAAACCTGCGCCCGGCGGCCGTCACGCCCGCTTGCGGCCGGCGTCTTCGCGAGCGAGGCGATTCTGGAGGAGGGCCAAGACGGCGGCTTCCTCGGGCTTGAGGTCGCCGATCGACTTCTTCATCTCGCGATCAGTCCGGGTGCGGAGGGCGTCGAGCATGGAGCCTTCCAGGTAGGCATCGAGCACCGCTGGGTGGACGTAGCACTTGCGGCAGACGCTGGGCGTGTTGCCGAGCCTCTCGGCCACGCGTTCCACGGCCTGGACGACGTTCCGCTTGGCCTGGGCGTCGCTGTCGAAAGCCTCGAACTCCTGGAGGGCCAGCGAGGCCAGCACGGTCCCCGCCCAGGTGCGGAAGTCCTTGGCGGTGAAGTCGGCGCCGGAGACTTCGCGGAGGTAGTCGTTCACGTCGGCCGAGCCGACGTGTTGCGGTTCGCCGTCGTCGTCGAGGTAGGTGAACAGCTCCTGCCCCGGCAGGTCCTGGCAGCGGGCGACGACCCGGGCGAGGCGACGGTCGCGGATCGAAATCCGATGCTTAACCCCGCTCTTTCCCTTGAACTGGAACTCGATCGTCGCACCTTCGACTTCGACGTGGCGGTTCCGCATGGTGGTCAGGCCGAACGACTTGTTGGTCCTGGCGTATTCCTCGTTGCCCACACGGATCAATGACCGCTCCAGGAGTTGCACGACGGCCGCCAGCACCTTGCGCCGGGGCATGCCGTCGAGCTTCAAGTCGGCGTCCGTCGCCTTGCGGATCTGTGGCAAGGCCAGCCCGAAGGCCGTCATCCGGCCGTACTTGGCGTCGTCGCGGACCTCTCGCCAGCGCGGGTGGTAACGGTACTGCTTCCTCCCTTTCTCGTCGCGGCCCGTGGCCTGAATGTGTCCCCGATCGGACGAGCAGATCCAGACGTCGACCCACGCGGGGGGGATCGCCAGCGACTTGATCCGCGCCAGCGTCTCATCGTCACGGACGGGCTTCCCCTCGGCGTCGAAATATCGGAACGCCTTGCCGGATCGCTTGCGAGCGATCCCCGGCTTCTCGTCGCTGACGTACAGCAGCCCCGCCGCCTTCGCGGCCTGGGCCGGCTCTTCCAGGAGGTTCGTGCTCATGAGAGAAGCCCCAGGCAAACCGGGCGCCGGAGCCACGTCGATTCCGGCGTAGGTTGCACCCTGGGGCCGGCTTGACTTACTCTGGACGCAGACGATTCCACGCGGGGCGAAATGAGGTCGGATGGCTCGGTCGTATGTGATGCTGGCGGTGGTGGCAGGGGTGGTGGTCGCGATCCATGCGATCGTCTACGGCCGTTTCCTGGCCGCCGTGAGGCAAGCCTGCAGGGCCGCCCAAAACCACGGCCTCCCCGACTGGCTCCCCGCCCAGGTGGAACGCGTCCGGGGACGGGCCTCGCGGTTCATCCTCGGCGGGGCGGTCGTCGCGATCGTCGCGGCGTTTCTGAGGATCGCGACGGACTCTCCCTGGAGCCTGGCGGCGGCGAGCTTCGCGGCTGGGTTCAACGCCGTCGCCTTCTTCGTCGAGTACGCCGGCTTCGTCGCCCTCCGCCGCCTCCGCGCCGAAATCCAGGCCCGCGCCTCCCGCCCCGCTGAGGCCCCCGCCCCATCTCCGCACGACCCGGAACCGATGTCGATATGAGCGAAGCAACGACCGTGGAAGCGAACCCCTCGCAGACACCCTCCTCCGCCCCGTCTTCGTCCCGCTCGCCGCTGGGTCTGGTGGTTTTGATCGTCCTGATCGACCTGCTGGGCTTCTCGCTGGTGATGCCGCTGCTGGGGCCGTTGGGCGAGCGCTTCGGCCTGGGGGGCTGGCGGACGGGCCTGTTGTTCGCCGCTTTCCCCATCTGCCAGCTCATCGCAGGGCCGATTCTGGGGCGACTCAGCGACCGTCACGGCCGACGGCCTGTGCTCGTCTTCAGCCAGCTCGGGACGGCGATCTCGTTCGTGATCCTCGGCCTGGCTCGAGACTTCCCGACGCTCCTGATCGGTCGGATGCTCGACGGCCTTTCCGGCGGCAACATCATGGTCGCGCAGGCGTACGTCGCCGACGTGACACGCCCCGAGGACCGCGCCCGCGGGATGGGGATGATCGGCATGGCCTTCGGCCTGGGGTTCGTGCTGGGGCCGTTGATCGGCGGGCTCCTGCTAGAGTTGCCGGTCGGGCCTGAGTGGTCGCATCGCGTGCCGTTCCTGGCGGCAGCGGTTTTCTCGTTCCTCGCCCTGGGGCTGGTGATCGCCAAACTCCCCGAGAGCCTCCCCTCCGGCTCCGCGCCCCGGCAGCAGGCTCGGGTGCTCTCCTGGCGAGGGCTGGCGGACGTCGTCCGGCTGGAAGGGGTCGCCCCGCTGGCGGTTTTGGCGTTCCTGTCGATCCTGGCCTGGGCGACGCTGGAGGGGACGTTCGCCGTCTTCCTGCAGCGTCGGATGAACTGGACCACGCGATCAGCGGCCTATGCGTTTGCGGCGGCCGGCTTTGTCTCGGCGCTCGTTCAGGGGGGCCTGATCCGGACATTGGTCACGAAGTTCGGCGAAATCCGCCTGATCCTGGCCGGCGGCGTGCTGGGGGCCCTGGGGTTCGCCCTGGCTGCTTCAATCTCCGGCGCGAGCGTCTTGCCGCTGGCCGCGGCGATCGTCCTGATGGCCGTCGGTTCAGGCTTGCTCGCACCTTCGATCACCGGCCTGCTCTCGCGGATCACCCCGGCGAGCGAGCAAGGGGCGGTTTTCGGAGCCCTGACCTCGATCCAGACCGTCGCCCGGATCGCCAGCTACCTGACGGCCAACGTTCTGCTGGAACGGGTTTCGCTCTCCACGCCCTATGCCATCGCGGCCGGCGTTTATGCGATTGTGGTTCTGCTGGCCGTTGCAGCAGCCCCCCGGCTGGCCGACGCCCTCAGGCGATCAGCCCTCCAATGATCCCTTCTTCTGGAGGGGGATGACCGCCGTCGGCTTCGATCGATGAGGCCGACGGCGCTCGGTTGGGGTTATCGCGCCCGAGTGAACACATAAATCTCCGGGTCGACGAAATCTGGTCGGACGGCGAACCGCAGTTCGACGGGCGATCCGGCGGCGTCGAGGCGGAACGGGACGGGGCTGGTCTTGAAGAAGACGTCCGACCAGTGGGCCTCGAAGAGGTCGCCGTCCTTCGGCTTCAGTTCGCCGCGCAGCGCGGTGTTCCGCTCGACCTCAATGTGCAGCTTGCCGTCTTTCAGGGCGACGGTCGCAACGCCCAGGGCCGGGCTGCGGTATGTTCCGCAGTATCGCGAAAGTTCCAGCGGCGGCCGGGGCGTCGTGGAGGTCTCGGCCGTCTTCTTGGCCTCAGCCTCTTTCTCCTTCGCCTCGTTGTCGCGGTGACGCTTCATCAGCTCCGCGCTCCAGTCCCGGCGAGGCTCCGCCTTCAGGAAGGCGTCGACCACCCGGAACGGCAGGGCGCGGTAGAACTGCTGCTCGTCGTAGTTGGACAGGACCACGACCCCCAGCTTCTCCTCGGGCACGAGGACCGTCAGCGAGAGCATGCCGTCCATCCCGCCGCCGTGCGAGAGGACCATGCGGCCCAGGTAATCCTGCATGAACCACCCCAGCCCGTACGCGAAGAAGTGCGACGAGGGGAACAGTTCCCGCTGCACCGGGGACGTCGGTCGGACGAGGTTCTGGGGAGCATGGGTCTCGCGGATCACGGAGGCCGGCACGACCCGGGACCCTTCGATCTCGCCATCGTCGAGCTGCATCATCATCCATCGCGCCCAGTCGCGAACGCAGGAGTTGATCCCGCCGGCGGGTCCGCAGTTGTCCAGGTTGCGGTACGGGATCGCCGCGACCTTGCCGTCGACCAGCGTATGGGGCCGAGCGACGTCCTCCTGGCCCTCGAGCGCCCGGATCGACGTACTGCTGCGATTCATTCCGATCGGCCCGAAGAGCCGGCGCTCCACGAACGTATTCCACGAATCGCCCGAGACCCGCTTGAGCAATTCGCCGGCTGCGAGGAACGTTAAGTTGCAATACGCGTAGCGGTCGCGGAATTCATAATCGGGTTTGAGAAACTTGACGCGTTCCAGCACCTCGGGGATCGACCGGTCCGAGCCGTACCAGATCAGGTCCCCCTGCCACGTCCCCAGCCCAACCCGGTGGCACAGCAGGTCGCGGACGGTGAGGGCCCGCGTCGCGGCGGCGTCGGCGAGCTGGAATTCTGGCAGCTTGTCGCAGACCTTGTCGTCCCACCGCAGCCGCTTCTCGTCGACCAGCATCCCGAGCGCCGTGGCTGTGAACGCCTTGGAATTCGACGCCATCGCGAAGAGCGTCCGCTCGGTGACCGGCTCGCTCTTGCCGGTCTCGCGGACGCCGAAACCTCGCGAGTAGACCACCTTGCCGTCCTTCACCACGGCGATCGCCAGGCCGGGGAGTTGCCACTCTTTCATCCCGGCTTCGACGTAAGCGTCCAGCCCCGCCAGCGCCTCGGGCGTCGCCTGCTGAGCGCTCGCCGGAAGTACAAGCAGATAGGAACACGTGATCGCCGCCAGCACGAAAAGCCGTGTTGAGCGCAGCATGTGATTCAATCCCCCGAGGTGGTCCATCGTCTTCGATTGCGACCGGACCATCATCGCGGCCTCGCCCGTGCGGGTCCACGACTTCCTCGGGGAATCCCGTCCTTTCAGACGCCGTAGAGTCCGCCGTACCGCCTCTGCAGGTGGGTCAGCAACGGCTTGGCGTCGATCGGGCCGCCGACGGCGCGCTCGATCAGTTCGGTCGGCTCATAACGGCGGCCGTGGCGGTGGATTTTGTCGCGGAGCCAGGCCAGCAGCGCGGAGGCGTCGCCCTTCGCGAGTTCGTCTTCCAGGCCCGGCAGGTCGGCGGTCGCCTTCGCGAACAACTGCGCGGCGTAGACGTTCCCCAGCGAGTAGGTCGGGAAATACCCGAACAAACCGGCCGACCAGTGGACGTCCTGCAGGCAGCCCTCGGCGACGTTCGACGGCCTCACGCCCAGCGTCTCGGCGTACTTGTCGGCCCACGCTGCGGGGAGGTCGGCGGTGTTCAACTCGCCGCTGATCAGGGCCAGCTCAAGTTCAAAGCGAATGATGATGTGGAGGTTGTACGTCACCTCGTCGGCCTGGATCCGGATGAGCGAGGGCTCCACCCGATTGACCGCGGCGAGGAATCCGTCGAGCGAGGCGCCCTGGAGCGAGTCGTGGAAGGTGCGACGGGCGATCGGGAACCAGTACGTCCAGAAAGGACGACCGCGGCCGACAAAGTTCTCCCAGAGCCGCGACTGCGATTCATGCACGCCTAACGATACCGCCTCGCCGAGCGGCGAGCCCCAGGCGGCGTCGGGGAGGCCCTGCTCATAAAGGCCATGGCCGACCTCGTGGAGCACGCTGAAGAAGGCGTCGTCGAACTTCCTCTCGTCGTACTTCGTCGTGATCCGGACGTCCCCGGGACCGATCCCCGTGCAGAATGGGTGGGCCGTCACATCGAGCCGGCCGCGTTCAAAATCGAACCCCACGGCGGCGGCCGCCGATTCGGCGAGCATCCGCTGGCGCTCGACCGGGAACGATCGCCGCAGCAACGCCCCGTCGCTTCCGACCCCGCGCTTTCGCGCCTCCGCGATGGCGGCGACGAGCGGTGTCAGGCCTTCGCGAATTTCGCCAAAAACAACACGAAGCTCGGCCGTCCTCGCACCAGGCTCATAATCGTCGAGCAGAGGGTCGTAAATTGTTGCTGCAGCGTCGGAGGGTTGCTCGTTTGTTGAACAAGCATGCCTGCCCACAAGGCATACTCGCCTGCACGCCGATTCCTGACGTTTGAGCTCCAAAATGCGATCGAGCCATGGTCGAAACCGCTCGAAGTCAACATCACGGCGGGCGATCACCCATTCATGCTGGGCGGTTGAGGTGGTTCGAGCCAACTCCTCGACGAGCGATTTGGGGAGGGCCTTTCGACGTTCGTAATCGCGGCGGATCTGGCGAAGGTTGGCAGCTTCGGCGGAGTCGCCCTGGGCGATCGGCGCATCCTGAAGGGAGTCCAGGACTTCGCCGATGCGGGGGGCGGTCGCCCGATCGTGCTGGATGCCAGCCAGAAGAGCCGCCTGCTCTCCCCGAAGACCGACGCCGCCGGTGGGCATGTAAGTCTGTTCGTCCCAGCCCAGAACGGCTGCGCACGAGCCAAGCAAGGCGGCCTCGCGGATTCTGGACGTCACCTCCTCGTAAAGCCGTCGCTCGTCCATCGGTCCGTTCCTCAGCCCTGGTCCGGATTGCTCCGGATCGACGGCCTTCGAAATGCGGAAGGCCCGGACGCAACGCCCGGGCCTGACCTCGATTGCGAACATAAAGCCGTTCAGAAGAACAGCTTGCGGAGCCTTCGCAGGGCGACGACTCCACTGATGCCGAGTCCCAAAAGACCCATGGCGGCCGGCTCGGGGGCGCGGTCGGATTCGCCCGTTACGGGCGTCGGAATCGAACCGGGAGCGATGTTCGCGGCGGCGAGGTCGACCCTTACAGGCGACGACGCCAGGATACGCTCCAGGTCGGCCGGGAGGGAAGCCGAGAGGGAGGGGGAATTCGAGATTGGGCCGCCCTGAGCGGCTCCCGTGGCCAGAATCGTGGCGATCAACGCGGCCGAGAACGGGGCCTTGCGGACCTTCATCGTTTTCGGGGCCTCCTGATGCTGGATTCGTGCTGTAACCTTCATGGTTCCTCGGGTTTGGGGCTGGTCGCAGCGGTCGCTGGGCGAACACCCAGTTCTCTTCGCCGTCCCCTTGGCTTTGTTTGAGGCGCCCTCCTGGCCTGCCTTATCATTCTTGACTCGTCCCTGGTTGCCCACCGGCGTAAAAAGCGGAAATCGAGGAGAAGATCTGATGAACGAGAGGGATCGATTGCCCTCGCTCGGTTCTTGATAATTCATTCAGTCTGACGTCTATGGCAAGCAGCGTGCCGAAATCCCGCCGCGCCTTCCGCCTATCTGAACAGAACATCCAAGATTGAAGGGCCGGCGCTCGGATTCGCGCTCCCCTTCTCTCCTGTCAAGTAAACGAAGGCGGACGGAAATCGCCGTCGTGCTCCTCCACGGTCGCTGCCAGGCTTGGGTGAATATACCCAATTCCTTAAGAGCCGGCCAGGGGGATGTAGGCTGCCCCTAATCAGGCGGGAGTCGGATTGCCGGTGCCAGAGGCAGCAGTGCCCAGCCGAACCCCGTAATAGTAAACGGACCGAGTCCCGCCGACGCGACGCCGGTCCTTGGTGAGGCCGGGGATCACGGCGAGGAGGTCGCGGCCCAGCGCCTGCTCGTCGCCGACCGCTTCCCGGCCGTGTCGCCGGCACCAGGTCCGCCACTCCTCGTAGAGTTCGCCCGCCGAGACCGTCGCGCCGGGTTCGACGACGCAGCAGTCGGCCAGGAAGACGGCCACGGGGCTCGCCAACTCGTCCATCGATTCCAGCAGCGGCCGGCCCGATTCCGGCTGCAAGAAACGGCCCCGCAGCTGAAGCCGCCGCCAGCCTTCAAAGGCCCAGAGCAAAATTCCCGGCAACTCAGCCTTCAAGCGTGGGTACAGGCCGAGATCCTCGGCACCATAAAAAGAGCGTGTGAAGCGCAGCATGATCAGGCGGCTTGAGAGGGCTCGGCTGGAATCGCGGAGTCGCGGAAGTTCGTTGGAGATCAGCACGAACCTCGTCGGCAGTTTCCCCGTCCAGGCCGACTGGTGCTTGCGGTCGATCGCCTGGTCGTCCTCGCCGCTGATCGAGAGGAGCGATTCCACGATCGCCGCGTTGTCCGGCCGGTTGGAGAGCCGCGCGTCCGGGAACACGGCCACCGGCTTGTCGATGAGCACCGACAACCCGAACGGTCGCCCCAGCGTTGAGAGCGTTGGGCTGACGACGTTCTCCGATCCCGCCAGCGCCTTCAGCACCCGCGCGATCGTGCCGCGGCCCGACCGCTTCGGTCCGATCATCATCAGGATCTTCTGAAACCGCGTCTCCGACGTTAGCAAGTAGCCAAACCACTCCTGCAAGGCCGCGATCGAATCCGGGTCGTTCGGCCAGACCTGTTGCAGAAATGCAATCCAGGCTCGCGGCGCGGGGGCTTCGGGATCGAAGTCGTAGTCGAGGGCGAAGGCGTTGAAGTACCTCGGCGACGGCCTGGCCATGCACGCGGCCCCGGTGACGAACGACGGCGGATGCACCAGCGCGTTCCGGGCCGCGATCAACTCGCCCGCCGGCCACGCCGAGAGATCGCACCACCAACGCGCGCTCGGGCCCTCTTCCGAATCCTCCCCTGCGGACTGGTCGACGCCTGCGTCGATCCAGGAGGGCCGCGACGGTGTTTCGGCGAGTGGAACCAGCGTCAGGCCGGCCAGGGCCTGGATAACGTCGCTCACCATCCGGGTCGTCACCGGCGAGGCGACGGGGGGGCGGGCCGTCCGATTCGACCGTCCGGAGCGAGCCTCCTCCTCGGCGTGCTCGCGGTCGGCGGTTTCGATTCGGCGAAACTCCTCGGCCAGTTCCTGGGCGAGCACGGCCCGCAACTCGCCGGTGGGAAAGTACCGATAACACGACCCGTCCCAGCGGTGGAACGAGTCTCCCCAGTATCGCAGACCGATTCCTCCCGAATGTGTGAACCGTCGCGATAGGAACAGCCGCGCCAGGCGATGTGGGTTGGTCCGCGAGCCTCCCTCTTCTTCGGCTATCCCGTTTGTGCAAGTCGGCGGCGATGGGGGGTATTCCGAACCAATATTGACGTCTCTGTTTGCAACGGTGGGATGAGAGCGGTCCTTCCGACCGATGCTGGAACTTTGCGTCGAAGTTGAACCTTCGGTGAGCAGCCAGCCGCGGGGGCGGTCGTCGGGGGCCTTGTCGGCTTCCTTGAGCTTGTGCTCCAACTCACGGTCCGACCAGGGAGGATCGCAGGCGCGGTTCCAGTCCTCCAGGATGGACCGGGCCTCAGCGCTGGAGAGGTCGAAGCCCTTGATCAGGATGCAGGCGGCTCGGAAGGTTCGGCAATGTCCCTTCTGGCCGGAGACGGCCGGCGGAAGCGTCTTCAGGTAGGCGGCCGCTCGACGAGTCCGGTCCGTGTTCGGCGGCGACGGCCGAGGTGCGGAGAGGGGCGCAGGCCGAAGGGGCTGGCCTTTGCGAGAAAGCCAACTGGCCAGGTCGACCGATCGAGGGTGAGGGCCGTTCAGCGGTGTATCGGCTGGGGTCGTCATACGGCGATCGCGGATATTGCGTTGACGGGATATTCGGCCGCTGGTCGGAGAATACGGGAATGACGAGAGTCATCCCACCGCATTCGGTCCAGCGCCGTCGAAGGTCACGCGTCGCCAGGGGCGCTCCGGCCGCGACGAACCCTTCGTCTTGATCGTTCCCGGCAGCCCGATCAGGCGGGCCGGATTGATGGTGGCGGAATCCACGATCACCTGGTCGTCGTCGTACGTTCGGGCGATCGAGCGGACGGCCTCGGCGATGATCCGCCGATGCTCGGCGTCGTTGGGATAGTCGGGCAGGCGGACGAGGATCCAGGTCCCGTTGCCAGACTTGCCCCACAAAGCGGAGGCCGCCAGCTCGGGCTCGGCGGCGAGGATGTCGTCGCGGCGGCGGACGGCGGCGGCCAGTTCCTCATCGGTGCTGCTCACGTCGGCCGGCCGAAGCGGATCGATGTCCAGGTACATCCAGCGCAGGGCCAGCACGTCCTCGTCCTTGGTGGTGTGGCGGGCCCGGTCGAGGTGGTTGTCGCACCTCGCGAGCAAATCGCGGCGGACGGGGTTGATCGTGACGTAGCCCGATACGGAGGTCAGCCGCGACGCGTCGCGCGTCAGGCGGGCGAGGTCGTCGTACCAGCCGGCGAAGGTGGAGCCCAGGTGAGTGCGGCTGATCTGGTCGGCTCGATGCAGGTTGCCGAACCGGTCCCAGGACGCCCGCATGACGCGAAGTTCCACGCAGCCGAGGGGCGGGGCCGTCAGGCAGTCCAGAAAACGCCGGGCGACCGCGGGAAGCACCTGCGGAATCACGACCTTGCCCGTCTGTCGGCTCGCGAGTTCCCGATATTGCAGCATCGTCATGATCGTGTCCCGTAAGTGCAGGGCTGGGCAGGCTCAGGCGGTGCGGCGCTTCTTGATGATCGAACCACGGGCGGTGGGTTCGACGCGGTCCAGGGCGGTCTCGATTCCCTCGGGGTCGATCATCTGGAGGAGCTTGGCCAGTGCTGAGGCTTCGGCCGCGCGGACCTGGCAGCGAGGGCGGCCGATCTCGCGGGCGAGTTCGCAGAAGGTCCGCCGACCGGCAGGATCGAGGGCGTTCGTCCTCCGACCGGGGGGTCCATTGCCGCTGTCGCTCCGCCGGCGCCCCTCGGCTTCGGCGAGGAACTCTTCGATCGTCTCGTCCAGGCGGTAGCGGCGACGGACGACCCAGGATTCCAGGAGGCTCAGCTTTCGGATGGCGGCGTGCAGCCGTTGCATCGTCTCGGCCACTTCCAGGGGGCGTTCGGGGGGCATATCGATGGCCAGCGACTCGTCCTGGGAGGCGTCGTCCTCGGGCGTGGCCGGGGAGCAAGAACGAAGCTCGATCTGCGCATTGTGCAGGTACTTCAGCCGCTTCATCTCCACGCCCATCTCTTCGGCGACCTCTTCCAGGGTCGGCTCGATGGAGCCGCTCGCCGCGCGGTCGGCGATGCGCCTTTCCAGGATCCGTTCGCGGGCCTTCTCGTGGCGGCGGCGGAGGAGGACGAGGTAATAGGGGAACTTGACGACCGACCCCTGCTCTGCGAGCGCGCGCTGAATGTGATGGTGGATCCAGTAAGAGGCGTAGGTCGCGAACCGGGCGTCATGGGTTTCCGGGTCGAAGTCCTGGGCGGCCCGCATCAGGCCGAGGTTCCCTTCCTGGACGAGGTCGTCGTGTTCGAGGCCCGGGCAATCAGCGCCGCGGTACCCGTTGGCGATGCTCATCACGAGGCGAAGGTTCGCCATGATCAGGCGGTCGCGGGCCGTGGAGTCGCCCTGTTTGATCCGGGCGGCCAGTTCGACTTCTTCCGCCGCCGTCAACAATGAGGCTTCCTGATGGAGCGGGCCTCGTGCGTCGGGCCGGCGCTGTTTCCGGGGACGAACGGCGCGGGCTTGGGTGCGGTGGGCGTACTCGCGATTCATGATGACGGCGTCCTGTGATGAAAGTCGGAATCCGGCGAGGTGCGGTGGAAATCAGGCGCGAAGCTCGGTGGGCTTCCAGTAGACGCGGAGCTTGGGGCGGCGGCCCGAAGCGAGTGGGGCCCGAAGCGCGTCCGGGGCGAAGACGCGGAGCCGCCAGGCGTCGGCCGAAACGGCGTCGATCGCCTCGCGGGCCGTGGCGAAGGCGACGCTGCAGGGGGCCCCGCCGACGACGTTCGCCGGTCGGACGTACCAGCGCCCGGAGCGGTGGCCGGAGTCGAACTGGGTCTTGAACGTCGGCGTGTAGACGAGCACCTCGCCGCCCATCGAGCGGTCGAACACCCGCAGCGTACCGGCCGTCTGCCGGGGGCCGACGTGGACCCGAGGCAGCGGCGCGGCGTCGATTGGGGCGATCTGGAGCATGGCGAGGTCTCGGGCCGACGAGGGGACGGCGGGGCGGCGGGGGCGACGAGCGGCCGACATGGTGGAGTTCCTGTTTCTGATGGTTGAGGAGTCGCGAAGAAACATGCAGGGCGATCAGCGGCGGCGGGTCCAGTAGAGCGAGCCTGTGGGCTGGACGGAGGGGGGCGAGGTCGTCTCGGGTTCGACGTCAGCGGCAAGCTTGCGGAGGATCTCCGGAGCGTCGTCGCCGGGAACGATGGCGCGACCCAGGACCGAGGCGGCCCAGTCGACGAGGCCGCGGCGGGCGACGATCGCGCGGAGCCACGCGTAGGGGCGGTCGTCGGCTTCCAGGGCCAGCTCGAAGGCGAGCGTCAGGGCCTCCCCTCGGCAGCCGGGGTCGCGGCGAAGCAGTTCGACGGCGAAGGCGGCGGAACGCCAGTCGAGGACGGCGCCGTCGAGGCGGGCTCCGGTCAGTCGGACGCCCCGGAGGTCGGCCTTCGGGAAGCGGGCGTTGCGGAGGTCGGCCCCGCGAAGGTCAGCGTTGCGGAGGTCGGCGCCGCGGAGGTCGGCGGCCTTGAGATCCGCCTCGCGGAGGTCAGCTCCGGTCAGGTCGGCGCCGCGGAGGTCGACTCCCGTGAGCGAGGCTCGCGGCGCCTGGATGCCGGGGAGGTCGGCGTAGGCCAGCGGGACGCCGGCGCCCGCCGTCAGCTCGACGGCCCGGCTCAGGCTCTCGGCCTGGACCACGGCGAGCGGGCCGGTCCGCCAGCGTCGCGACAAGGTATGGATGGCCATGGATTCGTCTCGCGGTCGAGGGTCGGCTTGAGAAACGGTCAGGAGGCCCGGGAAACACCGCGAGGGCGTCCCGCCGTGAAGCGAGACGCCCAGGGATTGCAAGGCGAGGATCAGGCAGGGCCGATGGGGCCGCCGATCGGAGGTTCCGGGAAGACCGGCGGCGGGGGGCTGCCGGGGAACGGGCCCGGGTCTTCCTCGGGCGGCGGCGTGGGGTAGCTCGGATCGGTCGGATCGGGATCCGGAACGTCCGGGTCGTCGGTGGCGTCGTCGTCGATGCTGGCCGTTGAGACCGAGGCGAACAGGGAGAGCGTGCTCAGGCTGAGCCGCGACTCCAGGCCGTCGAGTCCGCCCGCAATTGAGAATTCGGAGAATCGCTTCATGGTCAGCTCCTTCATTCCCTCCCGAGACGATCGTCGTCGCGGGACGGGCCGGGGAAGCCGCGCCGGTCGTCGGTCGGCGGCCCTCCCGCCGTCCGTCCTGCTCGGCTTCCTCGTTTGCTCATGGGGGATAGTCAGCACGGCCGGTTGCGGGATTTCAGGAATCCGGGAAGAATTTCCGGTTTCCGAAAAATCGTCCGCGAGGGCGAAGTCGGCCGATCAGGCAGCCTCGTCCGGGGAGGGGCGCGACGGGCGGCGAGGCGGCGTCCCGTCGCGGTTCGTCACGCCGGCGTTTCGACGTCGGACGCGAGGATTCGGGCCGCACGTTCGCATGCGGCGATTCGCATGCGATCGAAGGCGAACTGGACGCGGGGGTTGGGGTCGGGTTCGATGGGGGGCTGCTGCAGGAGCGGCAGGATGGCCCGAAGCCAGAGGCGGTTCCGCGCCTCGATCGCCTCGACGATGGCAAGGCGCTCGACCTCGAGCGAGACTTCCAGCTCGTCGAGTTCTTCGGGTTCGGGCTCGTCGTGGTGATGGTGAGACATGTCGGGCTCCTCGCCGCGAGGGCGATCAGCAGGGGGATTGGGCCAGGCAGTCGAAGCAGTCGGCGATGCGGACCAGACCGTCGCGGCCGAGACCGCGCGAGCACGAGGCCGCGCCGTCGCAGCCGCAGTCGGACCGTTCCGATCGGTGGGGGCAGGAACGCATTGCACGGAGCAGCCGCAGCGACTCGGCCACGGGGCGTCGCGGCGCGGCGGGCTCGGCGAGGGGGGGAGGTTCA of Paludisphaera rhizosphaerae contains these proteins:
- a CDS encoding sigma-70 family RNA polymerase sigma factor produces the protein MNREYAHRTQARAVRPRKQRRPDARGPLHQEASLLTAAEEVELAARIKQGDSTARDRLIMANLRLVMSIANGYRGADCPGLEHDDLVQEGNLGLMRAAQDFDPETHDARFATYASYWIHHHIQRALAEQGSVVKFPYYLVLLRRRHEKARERILERRIADRAASGSIEPTLEEVAEEMGVEMKRLKYLHNAQIELRSCSPATPEDDASQDESLAIDMPPERPLEVAETMQRLHAAIRKLSLLESWVVRRRYRLDETIEEFLAEAEGRRRSDSGNGPPGRRTNALDPAGRRTFCELAREIGRPRCQVRAAEASALAKLLQMIDPEGIETALDRVEPTARGSIIKKRRTA
- a CDS encoding phage/plasmid primase, P4 family; amino-acid sequence: MTTPADTPLNGPHPRSVDLASWLSRKGQPLRPAPLSAPRPSPPNTDRTRRAAAYLKTLPPAVSGQKGHCRTFRAACILIKGFDLSSAEARSILEDWNRACDPPWSDRELEHKLKEADKAPDDRPRGWLLTEGSTSTQSSSIGRKDRSHPTVANRDVNIGSEYPPSPPTCTNGIAEEEGGSRTNPHRLARLFLSRRFTHSGGIGLRYWGDSFHRWDGSCYRYFPTGELRAVLAQELAEEFRRIETADREHAEEEARSGRSNRTARPPVASPVTTRMVSDVIQALAGLTLVPLAETPSRPSWIDAGVDQSAGEDSEEGPSARWWCDLSAWPAGELIAARNALVHPPSFVTGAACMARPSPRYFNAFALDYDFDPEAPAPRAWIAFLQQVWPNDPDSIAALQEWFGYLLTSETRFQKILMMIGPKRSGRGTIARVLKALAGSENVVSPTLSTLGRPFGLSVLIDKPVAVFPDARLSNRPDNAAIVESLLSISGEDDQAIDRKHQSAWTGKLPTRFVLISNELPRLRDSSRALSSRLIMLRFTRSFYGAEDLGLYPRLKAELPGILLWAFEGWRRLQLRGRFLQPESGRPLLESMDELASPVAVFLADCCVVEPGATVSAGELYEEWRTWCRRHGREAVGDEQALGRDLLAVIPGLTKDRRRVGGTRSVYYYGVRLGTAASGTGNPTPA
- a CDS encoding pentapeptide repeat-containing protein, with the protein product MAIHTLSRRWRTGPLAVVQAESLSRAVELTAGAGVPLAYADLPGIQAPRASLTGVDLRGADLTGADLREADLKAADLRGADLRNADLRGADLRNARFPKADLRGVRLTGARLDGAVLDWRSAAFAVELLRRDPGCRGEALTLAFELALEADDRPYAWLRAIVARRGLVDWAASVLGRAIVPGDDAPEILRKLAADVEPETTSPPSVQPTGSLYWTRRR